Below is a genomic region from Granulibacter bethesdensis CGDNIH1.
CTCAACGGCGGTATTGCCGCCACCAATCACCGCCACGCGCTTGCCGCGAAAGAAAAATCCGTCACAGGTGGCACAGGCTGATACGCCCGCCCCCTGAAGTCGTTTCTCATTCGGCAGCCCCAGCCAGCGTGCCTGGGCGCCGGTTGCAATGATGACCGAATCCGCTTCGAACACATCACCCGAATCCGCGGTGCAGCGAAATGGGGTGCGGGTAAAGTCCACATCGGTGATCAGATCATACACGATCTCGGTGCCGACATGACGCGCCTGCGCTTCCATCTGCTCCATCAACCAGGGGCCCTGCACCGATTCTGCAAAGCCGGGGTAGTTTTCAACGTCGGTGGTGATGGTCAACTGCCCGCCGGGCTGAAGGCCGCATACCAGAATCGGTTTCATGCTGGCGCGGGCAGCGTAGATGGCGGCGGTATAGCCGGCAGGCCCTGCACCGATAATGAGAACCTTGCTGCGATGGATCATGGTTTTTATCTATCTGAAACACAGGGACGGCATGCCTTTAGGATATGAGGCCAATCCTCCTTGCGGGCAAGGAGGAGCCTTCGCGCAAAGTTTTTAATTTTTCCGGCTGAGAATGGCTTGCAGCCAGCACGTTGAGTCATAATATTGCGCAGTCCAAGCATTCATGACAATTTTCCGTTTCACCACGATGAGCATCCCCAGCGCATGACCGCCGATCATTCTCTTCCCCATGAGCTGGACGCTATTGACCGGCGCATTCTGGCGGAATTGCAGGCCGATGGCCGCATGACCAATGTCGAGCTGGCGCGTCGTGCGGGTATTTCGGCGCCTCCCTGCCTGCGGCGTGTCCGTCGGTTGGAGGAGGCGGGTATTATCCGTGGCTATTACGCCGATACCAACCCGCAGGCGCTGGGCTGGGAGATCGAGTTCTTTGCCATTGTCGGACTGGACAGTCAGAAGGAACAGGCTCTGGCCGAGTTCGAAAAGACGGTGGGGGAATGGAGCGAGGTGCGCGAATGCCACATGATTCGCGGCGGC
It encodes:
- a CDS encoding Lrp/AsnC family transcriptional regulator, with the protein product MTADHSLPHELDAIDRRILAELQADGRMTNVELARRAGISAPPCLRRVRRLEEAGIIRGYYADTNPQALGWEIEFFAIVGLDSQKEQALAEFEKTVGEWSEVRECHMIRGGGDFLLRLVARDTAHENQLTQRLTGMERVTRVQTLQTIRTSRDIAGVPL